From Endozoicomonas sp. 8E, the proteins below share one genomic window:
- a CDS encoding acyl-CoA dehydrogenase family protein: MNFTLTEDQIAFRDLATQFSRQELLPHAADWDRESTFPIETLRRAGELGFLSLYAPESMGGMGLSRLDSSLVFEQLAMGCTSTTAYMTIHNMVVWMVGLAASDEVLSEWSEALVTGEKLASYCLTEPGSGSDAASLKTRAVKEGDEYVLSGSKMFISGAGSTDLLLVMARTGQEGPKGISAFVVPADSDGITYGRNEKKMGWKSQPTRLVSFDNVRIPGSSLLGTEGEGFTLAMKGLDGGRINIATCSVGTAQQALNTAREYLRERKQFGKALAEFQALQFRLADMATELTAARQMVRLAAFKLDQKDPEATAYCAMAKRFATDVGFKICDEALQLHGGYGYINEYPLERHVRDTRVHQILEGTNEIMRLIIARRILADEYAGLE; the protein is encoded by the coding sequence ATGAACTTTACCCTGACAGAAGATCAAATCGCTTTTCGTGATCTTGCCACCCAGTTTTCCCGGCAAGAGCTGTTGCCCCATGCGGCTGACTGGGATAGAGAGAGTACTTTTCCGATTGAAACCCTGAGAAGAGCTGGCGAACTGGGATTTTTATCCCTGTATGCACCTGAATCAATGGGGGGGATGGGCTTATCACGGCTGGACTCGAGCTTGGTTTTCGAACAGCTTGCCATGGGATGTACCTCAACTACAGCTTATATGACCATCCATAACATGGTGGTCTGGATGGTAGGACTGGCTGCCAGCGATGAAGTACTGTCCGAGTGGAGTGAGGCTCTGGTGACAGGTGAAAAACTGGCTTCTTATTGCCTGACAGAACCGGGTTCCGGGAGTGATGCTGCTTCTCTGAAAACCCGTGCCGTCAAGGAAGGAGATGAGTATGTCCTTTCCGGTTCGAAAATGTTTATTTCAGGTGCAGGCAGCACCGATCTCCTGTTGGTCATGGCCCGTACGGGACAAGAGGGACCAAAGGGTATCTCTGCTTTTGTGGTTCCCGCCGACAGTGATGGTATTACCTATGGTCGTAACGAAAAGAAAATGGGTTGGAAAAGTCAGCCAACCCGGCTGGTAAGTTTTGACAATGTCAGGATTCCCGGCAGCTCTCTTCTGGGTACGGAGGGAGAAGGCTTCACTCTTGCTATGAAAGGTCTGGATGGTGGTCGAATTAACATAGCCACCTGCTCTGTCGGTACTGCTCAGCAGGCGCTGAATACTGCCAGAGAATACCTCAGGGAGCGTAAGCAATTTGGAAAAGCTCTGGCCGAGTTCCAGGCTTTGCAGTTCCGGCTGGCTGATATGGCCACAGAGTTGACGGCAGCCAGGCAGATGGTCAGGCTGGCAGCCTTCAAGCTGGATCAAAAAGACCCTGAAGCCACTGCTTATTGTGCCATGGCTAAACGTTTTGCCACGGATGTTGGTTTTAAAATCTGTGATGAGGCGCTGCAACTGCATGGGGGTTATGGTTACATCAATGAGTATCCTCTTGAGCGGCATGTCAGAGACACCCGGGTGCACCAGATTCTGGAAGGGACCAATGAGATTATGAGACTGATCATTGCCCGAAGAATTCTGGCTGATGAATACGCAGGACTGGAATGA
- a CDS encoding DUF2237 domain-containing protein, whose amino-acid sequence MSASASDQKNVLGEPLQPCCLDPITGIYRDGYCHTDRNDIGQHVVCARVTRDFLEFSLEQGNDLITPNQAYHFPGLKEGDQWCLCAQRWIQAYEAGVAPPVYLRSTHEKALEMISFGVLKSKALDIH is encoded by the coding sequence ATGAGCGCATCGGCTTCTGATCAAAAAAATGTTCTCGGGGAACCCCTTCAACCCTGCTGCCTTGATCCTATCACCGGAATCTACCGGGATGGATATTGCCATACTGACAGGAATGATATTGGACAGCACGTTGTCTGCGCCAGAGTCACCAGGGATTTCCTGGAATTTTCCCTCGAACAGGGTAACGACCTGATTACTCCCAATCAGGCTTACCACTTTCCCGGTCTCAAAGAGGGTGATCAATGGTGTCTGTGTGCACAGAGGTGGATACAAGCCTATGAAGCCGGCGTCGCCCCTCCAGTCTATTTGAGATCGACACACGAAAAGGCTCTTGAAATGATCAGCTTTGGGGTATTGAAATCCAAAGCCCTTGATATTCATTAA
- a CDS encoding peptidylprolyl isomerase: protein MASACARHILVRTREEAERLKRQLDKGADFDQLAKKHSQCPSGKKGGDLGEFRQGQMVKAFDQVVFRKEVLKIHGPVKTQFGFHLIQTLFRND, encoded by the coding sequence ATGGCGAGTGCCTGTGCAAGACACATTCTGGTTAGAACGCGGGAAGAAGCAGAAAGGCTCAAAAGACAGCTGGACAAGGGAGCTGACTTTGACCAGCTGGCCAAAAAGCACTCCCAGTGCCCCTCTGGCAAGAAGGGAGGAGACCTTGGCGAGTTTCGTCAGGGACAGATGGTAAAAGCCTTTGACCAGGTGGTGTTCCGAAAAGAAGTTCTTAAGATCCATGGTCCGGTCAAAACCCAATTCGGCTTCCACCTGATACAAACACTGTTTCGCAACGACTGA
- a CDS encoding ProQ/FinO family protein: protein MHNAEREDLTISKADTQCSNLSSSDEQPSANDRDEISSSEALRLIRERWPEAFRVASPRPLKVGIHNEMKQTGEFPVSTIKKALKLFTQQDRYLSSIKEGRNRVDLNGKPAGKVKLKEAVNAEILLYQRQLTRQKKNERVFVGQLKLVVTGQPAQSDTCKTATNQSSTTQE from the coding sequence ATGCACAATGCAGAAAGAGAAGATCTGACTATTTCAAAGGCAGATACTCAATGCAGTAACCTTTCTTCTTCTGATGAACAGCCTTCAGCTAACGATAGAGATGAAATATCCAGTTCTGAAGCACTCCGCCTGATCAGGGAACGCTGGCCTGAAGCCTTTCGAGTGGCTTCACCGCGCCCCCTTAAAGTCGGCATCCATAATGAAATGAAACAGACCGGTGAATTTCCGGTCAGTACCATCAAAAAAGCCCTGAAACTCTTTACTCAGCAGGACCGCTACCTATCATCGATCAAGGAAGGCAGAAACCGCGTCGACCTGAATGGCAAACCTGCTGGCAAAGTCAAACTGAAAGAAGCTGTCAACGCCGAAATTCTTCTGTATCAAAGACAACTGACTCGCCAGAAAAAGAATGAACGAGTCTTTGTGGGGCAACTCAAACTGGTGGTGACCGGACAACCCGCTCAAAGTGACACTTGCAAAACGGCCACTAACCAAAGTTCAACCACTCAGGAGTAA
- a CDS encoding enoyl-CoA hydratase, producing the protein MSDLLKLSLEGHIATIQLNNPPANTWTLESLNLLQEMVDELNENPGVIALIIFSEEDRFFSAGADLKLFADVSPEQARPMAEAFGRAFETLTEFKGISIAAINGFALGGGLEVALACDLRVAERQALLGLPEASVGLLPCAGGTQNLMWLVGEAWTKRMILLGEKVDAEKACQIGLVEEVVEQGQACSMARELAEKVSQQSPDSVMASKKLIQMNRLSSRNRYAVERDLFLKLFKGQNQNEGVKAFLEKRSPEWRYE; encoded by the coding sequence ATGTCTGATCTTTTAAAGCTTTCTCTGGAAGGCCATATCGCCACCATCCAACTGAATAACCCGCCGGCCAACACTTGGACACTGGAAAGTCTGAATCTCCTTCAAGAGATGGTTGATGAATTGAATGAAAATCCGGGGGTGATCGCCCTGATTATTTTCTCTGAAGAAGATAGATTTTTTAGTGCCGGAGCAGATCTTAAGCTGTTTGCCGATGTTTCGCCTGAGCAGGCCCGGCCCATGGCAGAAGCATTTGGCAGGGCTTTTGAAACACTGACAGAGTTTAAGGGTATCTCTATTGCAGCAATCAATGGGTTTGCCCTGGGTGGTGGGCTTGAAGTGGCGCTGGCCTGTGATCTGAGGGTGGCTGAAAGACAGGCCTTGTTGGGTCTGCCAGAAGCATCAGTGGGTCTGCTGCCCTGTGCAGGTGGTACTCAGAATTTAATGTGGTTGGTGGGCGAAGCCTGGACCAAGCGGATGATATTGCTGGGTGAGAAAGTGGATGCTGAGAAAGCCTGTCAGATTGGTCTGGTGGAAGAAGTCGTAGAGCAGGGGCAGGCTTGTTCAATGGCCCGGGAGCTTGCTGAAAAAGTGAGTCAGCAAAGCCCTGATTCTGTTATGGCCAGTAAAAAGCTGATTCAAATGAATCGGCTTTCGTCAAGGAATAGGTACGCTGTCGAGCGAGATCTGTTCCTGAAGTTGTTTAAAGGTCAGAATCAAAATGAAGGTGTTAAGGCTTTTCTGGAAAAGCGCTCACCTGAATGGCGCTACGAGTAG